The DNA region tttaaactacagttttagTAGGTTTATAAGCTGTTTAATATGAAGAGTGAAGAATAGCTCATTGGATAATTCACTGAACAATATTCTCTGAAATATtggaatataacaaacaaaacatcgtattttattgcatttctaaaCTGGTATGTTATATCAGAACCACTGATATTTTGACAAAGCGCTGTTTACACAGAACTATACTCAAACTGCGATCGCTCGCGGgggataataaataattcatttccagagttgtatatttttttagatgtgTATTAATGAAATGGttatatagtaaatattaatataatttagggtgttttaaacaagtgaatctTGTTAAAAGTTACAAGCGGTGGCTGTGCTGGAACATGAGCATCAGCCTGGTGAGTGAACGGCAAAATGAAAGCGACTTCACGAGATTAATGATTGACACAACAGAGAGAATTAAATTAAGCGCTTTTATTTCCAACATGTGCTCATTCTGTATTGTTTAATTCTGTCACTTCACGAGACAAAGGATGAGATGATATGATGAAATGATGAAATGAGATATAGACAACACAGAGATAAATAAATTCAGCACTTTCATTTCCAACATGtgctcattcatggctgtatATTCTTTAATTCAGACAAATTTACGTGTTTATTAGGACGGATTATCTTGCGtgactgtgagtttgtatttctTGGATCCAAACCTGCATAAACTAGCTACATATCAGGCATTTATGTAACACATCTAATGTGCATTAGTGgctgttatgttaaataaagtttactaaTTACAGCTAGGCAAGTGCTTTACCTATgcatgctgttgttgttgtctcaTCTCCCCTCAGATGTGGTGAAATGGCGATCCTGCTGATAATTCTCAAAACATCCACAAGATGGCAGCATTTATCAGTGCATCCGATATTACAAAACCGATAACCGATTataataaaatgcttaaatattgggaaaaatatCGGTAAAACGATATATCGGTTGATCTCAAGTTCAAACACCTTATAATAGTgttttttgcataataggtgccctttaaaggataaactataaaaatttctttcaatttcaaaaaaaaaaaaaaaaaaagtgtggtggatttttaccattattggCTGCTTGTTTTTACACACTGTGGCCACACAACTGTGTTCAAACACCTTagaaaagtgatttttgcataatgGGTGACCTTTGAAGGATAACTATAGAAATTCCTtttaattccaaaaaaaaaaaaaactctgaagtTCCAGTCCTGGTTACAACTAAACCGATATTACTTTTTGCCCCGGTCACCCCTACTGTCAGCTGTTAATGTGGTCAAAATGCTTGTGCGACAGGGATGGCCAAGCTTCAATCAGGCCACCACTTATCGTTACACTTAAACATTGAAGTACTGACTTGGTTCCGAAGTACTGGTACTTGAGACAATAGTATTCTGAACTGTTTTACGCCTAACAAAGGTATTTCACCGAGTTTTGTTTGGGCTCCAGAAGTCCAAGTCTGCTAGTGAGATCCCAATCACTGTTTAACAGCTTTCACTATATAGGTGAGCACATGTGTGAATAGTGAGGACAGTTTGGACTTTGCAAATCTAATCAAAGCTTTAAACACAAACAGACATCTTCACTGTTGTGTTGTTCTTGATGTTTCTCtcttcttgtgttcagatgcctgtgatctcacactggatccaaacacagcaaacccCCGACTCATTCTGTCTGATAACAACAGGAAGATCACACGTGTGGAAGATCATCagccgtatcctgatcatccagagagATTTGATGCTGTTCCTCAGGTTCTGTGTGTTGAGAGTCtgactggacgctgttactgggaggctGAATGGAGCGGAGATTATGCTgttatatcagtgtcatataaaaGAATCAACAGGAAAGGATGGAGTGACTGTTGGTTTGGATCCAATGACAAATCCTGGAGTCTGAGCTGCTCTGGTAACAGTTTCACTGTCCATCACAATAACAACTACACTGA from Labeo rohita strain BAU-BD-2019 unplaced genomic scaffold, IGBB_LRoh.1.0 scaffold_1579, whole genome shotgun sequence includes:
- the LOC127158574 gene encoding stonustoxin subunit beta → MMTAGLRMYACDLTLDPNTANPRLILSDNNRKITRVEDHQPYPDHPERFDAVPQVLCVESLTGRCYWEAEWSGDYAVISVSYKRINRKGWSDCWFGSNDKSWSLSCSGNSFTVHHNNNYTDIPVHSSSKRAGVYVDVSASTLSFYSSSDAHKLTHLHTFNTTFTEPLCAGFWVGDDSSLSLCDIKQPPVRIISDQHITG